A genome region from Panicum virgatum strain AP13 chromosome 4K, P.virgatum_v5, whole genome shotgun sequence includes the following:
- the LOC120702203 gene encoding zinc finger MYM-type protein 1-like gives MVKLLASYDDEVKAVVLANAPGNAKYTSPDIQKEILDLMASNVQSAIRDEIGDAKFCLIVDESRDESRKEQMGIVVRFVDKDGFVRERFLELVHVRDTYSATLKQEICSVLSNHKLDVKSIRGQGYDGASNMRGEWNGLQAKFMEDCPYAYYVHCFAHQLQLALVAASKEVTDVHNFFEHLALVVNTVVSSSKRNDDLNANQVAEIEHLIELNELETGSGANQIGTLQRPGDTRWSSHFDSICSLLRLYKPTFLVLKDIATARGSGTSASGRAKAAGAVKLMMSFDFVFILHVMKELMGITNLLCKKLEQKSQDIVNAMDDVATTKKLIQNLRDHGWSSLISDVTSFCKKQDIAVLDLNAFYADYIRSRAQNELTVEHHYRYDIFTVAVDQQLHELNSMFSEQATELLVLCASLDPKDSFSSLKIDDVCLLASKFYPAYFSEQEMVNLRHQLQHYELYVPTDPRFQNLSNIADLCRRLKETGKSDDYYLIDRLYNTYYSHF, from the coding sequence ATGGTAAAACTTCTAGCTTCATATGATGATGAGGTCAAGGCAGTTGTACTAGCCAATGCTCCAGGGAATGCTAAGTACACCTCACCAGATATTCAAAAAGAAATCCTTGATCTTATGGCTAGTAATGTGCAATCAGCAATTCGTGATGAAATCGGTGATGCTAAATTTTGCTTGATTGTCGATGAATCTAGAGATGAGTCAAGAAAAGAACAAATGGGAATTGTAGTTCGCTTTGTTGATAAAGATGGCTTCGTCAGAGAGCGTTTTCTTGAGCTTGTTCATGTTCGAGATACATACTCTGCAACTCTCAAACAAGAAATATGCTCAGTTTTATCTAACCATAAATTGGATGTAAAAAGTATTCGTGGACAAGGATATGATGGTGCTAGTAACATGCGTGGAGAGTGGAATGGATTGCAAGCAAAGTTTATGGAAGATTGTCCTTACGCATATTATGTTCATTGTTTTGCTCATCAACTACAGTTGGCTCTTGTTGCTGCATCAAAAGAGGTAACTGATGTTCATAATTTCTTTGAACATCTTGCTCTTGTAGTCAATACGGTCGTGTCTTCCAGCAAGAGAAATGATGACCTCAATGCCAATCAAGTTGCTGAAATTGAGCATCTTATTGAGCTTAATGAGCTTGAAACTGGCAGTGGGGCTAATCAAATTGGAACCCTGCAACGTCCTGGAGACACTAGATGGAGCTCTCACTTTGACTCAATTTGCAGCCTTTTAAGGCTTTACAAGCCAACATTTCTAGTACTGAAAGATATTGCTACTGCTAGAGGTTCAGGGACTTCAGCTTCTGGACGAGCAAAGGCTGCTGGTGCTGTGAAATTAATGATGTCGTTTGACTTTGTTTTTATTTTGCATGTTATGAAAGAACTTATGGGTATCACAAACCTCCTCTGCAAAAAGTTAGAGCAAAAATCCCAGGACATTGTCAATGCTATGGATGATGTTGCCACTACTAAAAAGCTGATTCAGAATTTAAGAGATCACGGTTGGAGTAGCCTTATTAGTGATGTGACATCATTTTGCAAGAAACAAGACATTGCAGTTCTAGATTTGAATGCCTTTTATGCAGACTACATTCGATCACGTGCGCAAAATGAGCTAACAGTTGAGCATCACTACAGATATGACATTTTCACAGTTGCTGTGGATCAACAATTACATGAGTTGAATTCCATGTTCAGTGAACAAGCTACAGAGCTTCTTGTTTTGTGCGCTTCTTTGGATCCTAAGGATTCGTTCAGTTCACTCAAAATTGATGATGTGTGCTTGTTGGCTTCAAAGTTCTATCCAGCTTATTTCTCAGAACAAGAAATGGTTAATTTGAGGCATCAGTTACAACATTATGAGCTTTATGTACCTACCGATCCAAGGTTTCAGAATTTGTCAAATATTGCTGATCTTTGCCGTCGGCTAAAAGAAACAGGAAAATCAGATGATTATTATTTGATTGACAGGTTATATAACACCTATTATTCTCATTTTTAG